The Saccharomyces cerevisiae S288C chromosome VII, complete sequence genome includes a region encoding these proteins:
- the RAI1 gene encoding decapping nuclease (Nuclear decapping endonuclease; targets mRNAs with unmethylated 7-methylguanosine cap structures and 5'-triphosphates; binds to and stabilizes the exoribonuclease Rat1p; required for pre-rRNA processing; involved in an early step of decapping non-canonical nicotinamide adenine dinucleotide (NAD) capped nuclear mRNAs (NAD-RNAs), part of ncRNA surveillance; relocalizes to the cytosol in response to hypoxia; homologous to human DOM3Z) encodes MGVSANLFVKQRGSTTALKQPKEIGFYSRTKDEEYLISDDTNLNYYYLPDAELDRKLDLSSGFQKFKDYYKDFEDRCSLRGLLETIESSERHKGKKINADIITFRGIARKLISCAFDSPSFNTVDLRIVSFNGQLFIKEVPEAVNAAKASSATEAGRNINQDLNVFTGYKFETLATLSNPLQYTPREVIEKRTKRIVSHGDEYISVVRTGVGNCKLILGAEVDCIFDFKENGRDNLKHYAELKCTQQVANISDTHKFERKLFRTWLQCFLVGIPRIIYGFKDDHYVLKTVEEFSTEEVPVLLKNNNPQVGSACLEAIKWYGLLTEWLLKMIPRDEDPHSQIRAFKLVFENNHLRLSEIEESDEEYSGLIDGEHILSNGFKEWRKSLK; translated from the coding sequence ATGGGTGTTAGTGCAAATTTGTTCGTAAAGCAAAGAGGGTCGACAACAGCTCTGAAGCAGCCAAAGGAAATAGGATTCTATTCAAGAACTaaggatgaagaatatttaaTTAGCGATGATACGAATTTGAATTACTACTATCTTCCAGACGCTGAATTGGACAGGAAGTTGGATCTTTCATCAGGATTTCAGAAATTTAAGGATTATTacaaagattttgaagacaGGTGTTCCCTGCGTGGGCTATTAGAAACCATAGAAAGCTCTGAAAGacataaaggaaaaaaaattaatgcTGATATAATTACTTTTAGAGGAATAGCACGGAAATTAATTTCATGTGCATTTGACTCTCCATCTTTTAATACAGTTGATCTTCGTATCGTTTCATTCAACGGCCAACTTTTTATCAAGGAAGTGCCTGAAGCTGTCAATGCAGCTAAGGCTTCCTCTGCAACTGAAGCAGGGCGTAATATAAATCAAGATCTGAATGTATTTACAGGGTACAAGTTTGAAACTTTGGCTACTCTTTCCAATCCGTTGCAGTATACACCCCGTGAAGTGATAGAAAAAAGAACTAAAAGGATTGTATCGCATGGAGATGAATACATTAGTGTTGTGAGAACTGGTGTAGGTAACTGCAAGTTAATTCTTGGTGCTGAGGTGGATTGTATATTTGACTTTAAAGAAAACGGTAGAGACAATTTAAAACATTATGCCGAATTGAAATGTACGCAGCAAGTTGCGAACATATCGGATACGCATAAGTTTGAGCGTAAACTGTTCCGGACCTGGCTGCAATGCTTCTTAGTTGGGATCCCAAGGATCATATATGGTTTTAAAGACGACCATTATGTATTAAAAACTGTGGAAGAGTTTTCAACGGAGGAAGTACCTGTTTTATTAAAGAACAATAATCCACAAGTTGGAAGTGCATGTTTAGAAGCCATTAAATGGTATGGTCTCCTTACTGAGTggcttttgaaaatgatacCAAGAGATGAGGATCCTCATTCTCAAATAAGAGCATTTAAGTTGGTTTTCGAAAATAATCACCTAAGATTATCcgaaattgaagaaagtGATGAGGAATATTCAGGTTTGATTGATGGAGAACATATATTATCGAACGGGTTTAAGGAGTGGagaaaatctttgaaataa
- the PDE1 gene encoding 3',5'-cyclic-nucleotide phosphodiesterase PDE1 (Low-affinity cyclic AMP phosphodiesterase; controls glucose and intracellular acidification-induced cAMP signaling, target of the cAMP-protein kinase A (PKA) pathway; glucose induces transcription and inhibits translation), whose translation MVVFEITILGANGGPTEYGTQCFILKPARTEDPELIAVDGGAGMYQLREMLVQGRNENEGDDELVPSFYEHDREPIEFFIDSKLNIQKGLSKSLLQSLKRQGEHFESANTMKKTYEVFQGITDYYITHPHLDHISGLVVNSPSIYEQENSKKKTIWGLPHTIDVLQKHVFNDLIWPDLTAERSRKLKLKCLNPKEVQKCTIFPWDVIPFKVHHGIGVKTGAPVYSTFYIFRDRKSKDCIIVCGDVEQDRRESEESLLEEFWSYVAENIPLVHLKGILVECSCPLSSKPEQLYGHLSPIYLINELSNLNTLYNSSKGLSGLNVIVTHVKSTPAKRDPRLTILEELRFLAEERNLGDLRISIALEGHTLFL comes from the coding sequence atGGTTGTATTCGAAATAACTATACTTGGGGCCAATGGAGGACCCACCGAATACGGAACACAGTGTTTTATACTTAAGCCTGCTAGAACAGAGGATCCAGAATTAATAGCTGTAGACGGTGGTGCAGGAATGTACCAGCTACGGGAGATGTTGGTCCAAGGGcgaaatgaaaatgaaggtGATGATGAGCTTGTTCCAAGCTTTTATGAACATGATCGAGAGCCAATAGagttttttattgattcCAAACTGAACATACAAAAGGGATTATCCAAGTCCTTGCTACAATCATTAAAGAGGCAGGGAGAGCATTTTGAAAGCGCCAATAcaatgaagaaaacttaCGAGGTTTTCCAAGGAATTACCGACTACTACATTACCCATCCCCATCTGGACCATATTAGTGGGCTGGTAGTAAACTCCCCCTCAATATATGAGCAGGAAAacagtaaaaagaaaactattTGGGGATTACCGCATACTATTGACGTTTTGCAAAAGCATGTCTTTAATGACTTAATATGGCCAGATTTAACGGCAGAAcgttcaagaaaattgaagcTAAAATGCTTGAATCCGAAGGAAGTTCAAAAGTGCACTATCTTTCCTTGGGATGTAATACCGTTCAAAGTTCATCATGGGATAGGCGTCAAGACTGGCGCGCCGGTATACAGCACCTTCTATATCTTCAGAGACAGGAAAAGCAAAGACTGTATAATAGTTTGCGGAGATGTTGAGCAGGACCGCAGAGAATCTGAAGAATCTCTACTTGAAGAATTTTGGTCTTACGTTGCTGAAAATATACCGCTTGTGCATCTCAAGGGTATATTAGTCGAATGTTCATGCCCATTATCTTCCAAGCCCGAGCAATTGTATGGTCATCTATCTCCAATATATTTAATCAACGAATTATCCAATTTGAACACTTTATACAACAGTAGTAAGGGATTAAGCGGTTTGAATGTTATCGTTACTCACGTTAAGTCAACACCTGCTAAAAGAGACCCAAGACTAACCATACTCGAAGAGTTACGATTTTTAGCTGAGGAGAGGAACTTAGGAGACTTGAGAATATCTATTGCGCTAGAAGGCCACACTTTGTTTCTATAA
- the TAD1 gene encoding tRNA-specific adenosine deaminase (tRNA-specific adenosine deaminase; deaminates adenosine-37 to inosine in tRNA-Ala), with the protein MVSCQGTRPCIVNLLTMPSEDKLGEEISTRVINEYSKLKSACRPIIRPSGIREWTILAGVAAINRDGGANKIEILSIATGVKALPDSELQRSEGKILHDCHAEILALRGANTVLLNRIQNYNPSSGDKFIQHNDEIPARFNLKENWELALYISRLPCGDASMSFLNDNCKNDDFIKIEDSDEFQYVDRSVKTILRGRLNFNRRNVVRTKPGRYDSNITLSKSCSDKLLMKQRSSVLNCLNYELFEKPVFLKYIVIPNLEDETKHHLEQSFHTRLPNLDNEIKFLNCLKPFYDDKLDEEDVPGLMCSVKLFMDDFSTEEAILNGVRNGFYTKSSKPLRKHCQSQVSRFAQWELFKKIRPEYEGISYLEFKSRQKKRSQLIIAIKNILSPDGWIPTRTDDVK; encoded by the coding sequence ATGGTTTCGTGCCAAGGAACAAGGCCATGCATAGTAAACCTTCTCACTATGCCAAGTGAGGATAAATTGGGTGAAGAGATATCAACGAGGGTGATTAATGAGTATTCAAAACTAAAATCTGCCTGCAGACCAATAATTAGGCCTTCAGGTATCAGAGAGTGGACAATATTGGCAGGTGTTGCAGCTATTAACAGAGATGGCGGTGCGAATAAGATAGAGATACTTTCCATAGCTACTGGTGTGAAGGCTTTGCCAGATTCAGAACTACAAAGAAGTGAGGGGAAGATTCTGCATGACTGTCATGCAGAAATACTGGCATTACGAGGTGCTAATACAGTTTTATTAAACCGTATTCAAAACTATAATCCATCAAGTGGTGATAAATTCATTCAACATAATGACGAGATACCTGCCAGATTCAATTTAAAGGAAAACTGGGAGTTGGCATTGTACATCTCGAGATTGCCCTGTGGTGATGCCAGCATGAGTTTCCTGAATGATAATTGcaaaaatgatgatttcatcaaaataGAAGATAGCGACGAATTTCAATACGTCGACCGTAGTGTGAAAACAATATTGAGGGGACGCTTGAATTTCAATAGAAGAAATGTCGTTAGGACTAAACCAGGAAGATATGATTCCAATATCACTTTATCTAAATCCTGTTCTGATAAATTATTAATGAAACAACGGTCGTCGGTACTGAATTGTTTAAATTATGaactctttgaaaaacctgTATTTTTAAAGTACATTGTGATTCCTAAtttagaagatgaaacGAAACATCATCTAGAGCAATCATTTCACACTCGTCTACCGAATCTAGATAATGAAATTAAATTCCTGAATTGCCTCAAACCATTTTATGATGATAAATTGGATGAGGAGGATGTTCCTGGTCTAATGTGTAGTGTCAAGCTCTTTATGGATGACTTTAGCACCGAAGAAGCGATTCTTAATGGCGTGAGGAATGGATTTTATACCAAATCATCGAAACCACTGAGGAAACACTGTCAATCGCAAGTAAGCCGGTTTGCACAATGGGAactattcaaaaaaataagacCAGAGTATGAAGGAATAAGCTATTTGGAATTTAAATCTcgtcaaaaaaagagaagccAGTTAATTATCGCAATAAAGAACATTTTATCTCCCGATGGTTGGATACCCACCAGAACGGATGATGTGAagtaa
- the RTF1 gene encoding RNA polymerase-associated protein (Subunit of RNAPII-associated chromatin remodeling Paf1 complex; regulates gene expression by directing cotranscriptional histone modification, influences transcription and chromatin structure through several independent functional domains; directly or indirectly regulates DNA-binding properties of Spt15p and relative activities of different TATA elements; involved in transcription elongation as demonstrated by the G-less-based run-on (GLRO) assay) encodes MSDLDEDLLALAGADESEEEDQVLTTTSAKRAKNNDQSLSKKRRIEVGSVEDDDEEDDYNPYSVGNADYGSEEEEEANPFPLEGKYKDESDREHLESLPEMERETLLFERSQIMQKYQERKLFRARGRDMKEQQQRAKNDEDSRKTRASTRSTHATGHSDIKASKLSQLKKQRARKNRHYSDNEDEDDEEDYREEDYKDDEGSEYGDDEEYNPFDRRDTYDKREEVEWAEEEDEQDREPEISDFNKLRIGRSFVAKFCFYPGFEDAVKGCYGRVNVGTDKRTGKTSYRMVRIERVFLQKPYNMGKFYTNQYFGVTQGKDRKVFQMNYFSDGLFAEDEYQRYLRALDNSQMIKPSLHSLSNKTKEVMDFVNTPLTDKTTDEVVRHRMQFNKKLSGTNAVLEKTVLREKLQYAKETNNEKDIAKYSAQLRNFEKRMSVYEKHHENDQSDIKKLGELTSKNRKLNMSNIRNAEHVKKEDSNNFDSKSDPFSRLKTRTKVYYQEIQKEENAKAKEIAQQEKLQEDKDAKDKREKELLVAQFRRLGGLERMVGELDIKFDLKF; translated from the coding sequence ATGTCTGATTTAGATGAGGATTTATTAGCCTTGGCTGGTGCCGATGAAtccgaagaagaagatcaagTTTTGACAACTACATCTGCCAAAAGGGCAAAAAACAACGACCAATCTCTTTCCAAGAAAAGGAGAATTGAAGTCGGCAGTGTagaggatgatgatgaggagGACGATTATAACCCTTACTCTGTAGGAAATGCAGACTACGGTtccgaagaagaagaagaagctaaTCCTTTTCCCTTGGAAGGAAAGTACAAGGATGAGAGCGACAGAGAGCACCTGGAATCCTTACCTGAAATGGAACGTGAGACTCtattatttgaaagatCTCAAATCATGCAGAAGTACCAGGAGAGGAAACTTTTTAGAGCACGTGGAAGAGATATGAAGGAACAACAACAGAGAGCCAAGAACGACGAAGATTCCAGAAAGACCAGAGCTTCCACTAGATCAACCCATGCTACTGGGCATTCTGATATCAAGGCTTCAAAACTTTCGCaattaaagaaacaaagagCGAGGAAAAACCGTCACTACAGCGATaatgaagacgaagacgaTGAGGAAGATTACAGGGAAGAAGACTACAAGGACGATGAAGGGAGTGAATACGgggatgatgaagaatacAATCCTTTTGATAGAAGGGATACATACGacaaaagagaagaagtGGAGTGGGCTGAAGAGGAGGACGAGCAAGACAGAGAGCCTGAGATTTCTGATTTCAACAAACTAAGGATCGGTCGTTCATTTGTcgcaaaattttgtttttatccCGGGTTTGAAGATGCAGTCAAAGGTTGTTATGGGAGAGTCAATGTTGGCACAGATAAACGTACCGGCAAAACTTCTTACCGTATGGTGAGAATTGAGAGAGTTTTCTTGCAAAAACCTTACAATATGGGTAAGTTCTATACTAACCAGTATTTCGGTGTTACCCAAGGTAAAGACAGAaaggtttttcaaatgaatTATTTTAGTGATGGTTTGTTTGCCGAAGACGAATACCAAAGGTATCTCAGGGCATTGGATAATTCGCAAATGATTAAACCTTCTTTACATTCTTTGAGTAACAAAACGAAAGAGGTTATGGATTTTGTCAATACACCATTGACTGATAAAACTACAGATGAGGTTGTTCGCCATAGGATGcaattcaataaaaaactaTCTGGTACGAATGCAGTCTTGGAGAAAACTGTATTGAGAGAAAAATTGCAATATGCCAAGGAGACtaataatgaaaaggaCATTGCAAAATACTCTGCTCAGTTAAGAAACTTTGAGAAACGAATGTCTGTATACGAGAAGCATCATGAAAATGACCAATCTGACATTAAAAAACTAGGCGAGTTGACCTCTAAGAATAGAAAATTGAATATGAGTAACATCAGAAATGCAGAGCatgtgaaaaaagaagacagtaATAACTTTGATTCAAAGAGCGATCCTTTCAGCAGGCTAAAAACCAGGACCAAAGTTTACTATCAGGAGATacaaaaggaagaaaacgCAAAAGCTAAAGAAATTGCACAACAAGAGAAGCTACAAGAAGATAAAGATGCTAAAGATAAGCGTGAGAAAGAGCTACTTGTGGCACAATTCAGGCGCCTTGGTGGGTTGGAGCGCATGGTTGGTGAATTGGATATCAAATTTGACCTTAAGTTTTAG
- the BRR6 gene encoding Brr6p (Essential nuclear envelope integral membrane protein; interacts with chromatin, helping to maintain normal chromatin architecture and transcriptional regulation of certain loci at the nuclear envelope; interacts and functions with Apq12p and Brl1p in lipid homeostasis; mutants are defective in nuclear pore complex biogenesis, nuclear envelope morphology, mRNA nuclear export, and are sensitive to sterol biosynthesis inhibitors and membrane fluidizing agents; homologous to Brl1p), whose translation MELRSFSRQPDGILANPRLGREEVLEGEHPQDARLARQSIWLSPSLIAEYIQLFFNFIIGTIGLSLAIKFILMIRNDVNLKLEHNVREELDKIATCKSRYFENQCEPHMRVPALEVRCNEWSKCMNKEIVSGSDYQWAKAWARTLAEVINAFFEAFSIRSFLFILISIIGIIFVTNTSFGSYRVYLNNKDTKSVRHA comes from the coding sequence ATGGAACTCCGTAGTTTTTCTAGACAGCCTGATGGCATACTTGCTAACCCAAGATTGGGAAGGGAGGAAGTATTGGAAGGTGAACATCCGCAAGATGCTAGATTAGCCCGACAAAGCATTTGGTTGAGCCCAAGTTTAATTGCGGAGTATATAcagctttttttcaattttattataGGAACTATAGGACTGTCTCTTGCTATTAAATTCATTTTGATGATAAGAAACGATGTTAACTTAAAACTGGAGCATAACGTGAGGGAAGAATTAGATAAAATTGCAACTTGCAAATCAAGGTATTTTGAAAACCAGTGCGAACCTCATATGAGGGTTCCAGCATTGGAGGTACGTTGCAATGAATGGTCAAAATGTATGAACAAGGAAATAGTGTCTGGCTCCGATTACCAATGGGCTAAAGCATGGGCTCGTACTCTGGCGGAGGTAATAAatgctttttttgaagCGTTCAGTATACgatctttccttttcattttaatTAGCATAATAGGTATAATATTTGTTACCAATACGAGTTTCGGATCATACAGGGTTTATCtcaataataaagatacAAAATCGGTTCGCCATGCATAG
- the ANK1 gene encoding ankyrin repeat-containing protein ANK1 (Cytoplasmic ankyrin repeat-containing protein; co-purifies with Myo3p and Myo5p by large-scale affinity capture; localization of the long-tailed type I myosins is altered in the null mutant; N-terminally propionylated in vivo; contains three ankyrin repeats and an acidic tail; orthologous to human OSTF1): MNTEGASLSEQLLDAARRNNLDLLETVFDSLDNDPEKIAKLINESKEPLGNTALHLCCKYGSWEVLDKILDQDGEIEIDPQNDVDGDTPLHVTVRYSQEEPEHGTFIARNLIEVGADPRVRNYNNQKPVDLVHGDELDELIDLLQGAELAIDSTNGSGDNNEDGEMIDDGPSDDDEEDDKK, translated from the coding sequence atgAATACTGAAGGTGCTTCTTTAAGTGAACAATTGCTGGATGCAGCTAGAAGAAACAATCTGGATCTTTTGGAGACCGTATTTGATAGCTTAGATAATGATCCTGAGAAGATTGCAAAGCTAATTAACGAATCCAAAGAACCACTGGGGAATACAGCGTTACATTTATGTTGTAAGTATGGATCCTGGGAAGTTCTCGACAAGATTCTCGATCAAGACGGTGAAATCGAAATAGACCCACAAAACGACGTTGATGGCGACACTCCGTTACATGTTACTGTCAGATACAGTCAAGAGGAGCCTGAGCATGGAACTTTTATTGCTAGAAACTTAATTGAAGTGGGTGCGGATCCTAGGGTGAGAAACTATAACAATCAAAAGCCAGTTGATTTGGTTCATGGTGATGAACTGGATGAATTAATTGACCTTTTGCAGGGTGCCGAGTTAGCGATTGATAGTACCAATGGATCAGGTGATAACAATGAGGATGGGGAAATGATAGATGATGGTCCATCTGAcgatgacgaagaagatgataaaaaatga
- the GUS1 gene encoding glutamate--tRNA ligase GUS1 (Glutamyl-tRNA synthetase (GluRS); forms a complex with methionyl-tRNA synthetase (Mes1p) and Arc1p; complex formation increases the catalytic efficiency of both tRNA synthetases and ensures their correct localization to the cytoplasm; protein abundance increases in response to DNA replication stress): protein MPSTLTINGKAPIVAYAELIAARIVNALAPNSIAIKLVDDKKAPAAKLDDATEDVFNKITSKFAAIFDNGDKEQVAKWVNLAQKELVIKNFAKLSQSLETLDSQLNLRTFILGGLKYSAADVACWGALRSNGMCGSIIKNKVDVNVSRWYTLLEMDPIFGEAHDFLSKSLLELKKSANVGKKKETHKANFEIDLPDAKMGEVVTRFPPEPSGYLHIGHAKAALLNQYFAQAYKGKLIIRFDDTNPSKEKEEFQDSILEDLDLLGIKGDRITYSSDYFQEMYDYCVQMIKDGKAYCDDTPTEKMREERMDGVASARRDRSVEENLRIFTEEMKNGTEEGLKNCVRAKIDYKALNKTLRDPVIYRCNLTPHHRTGSTWKIYPTYDFCVPIVDAIEGVTHALRTIEYRDRNAQYDWMLQALRLRKVHIWDFARINFVRTLLSKRKLQWMVDKDLVGNWDDPRFPTVRGVRRRGMTVEGLRNFVLSQGPSRNVINLEWNLIWAFNKKVIDPIAPRHTAIVNPVKIHLEGSEAPQEPKIEMKPKHKKNPAVGEKKVIYYKDIVVDKDDADVINVDEEVTLMDWGNVIITKKNDDGSMVAKLNLEGDFKKTKHKLTWLADTKDVVPVDLVDFDHLITKDRLEEDESFEDFLTPQTEFHTDAIADLNVKDMKIGDIIQFERKGYYRLDALPKDGKPYVFFTIPDGKSVNKYGAKK from the coding sequence ATGCCATCTACCTTGACTATTAATGGAAAAGCCCCAATTGTGGCTTATGCTGAACTAATTGCTGCTCGTATTGTGAATGCGTTAGCTCCTAACTCCATAGCTATTAAGTTGGTGGACGATAAGAAAGCACCTGCTGCCAAGCTCGATGATGCTACTGAAGATGTCTTCAACAAGATAACTAGCAAATTCGCCGCCATCTTCGATAATGGTGATAAAGAGCAAGTTGCTAAATGGGTTAATCTGGCCCAAAAGGAATTAGTTATCAAGAACTTTGCTAAATTATCACAATCATTGGAAACACTAGATTCTCAATTGAACCTAAGAACCTTTATTCTTGGCGGCTTGAAGTATTCTGCCGCTGATGTAGCATGTTGGGGTGCTTTAAGATCCAATGGTATGTGCGGTTCCATCATCAAGAACAAGGTTGATGTTAACGTTTCTCGTTGGTACACTTTGTTAGAAATGGATCCCATCTTCGGCGAAGCTCACGATTTCTTGAGCAAATCTTTACTagaattaaagaaaagtgcTAATGTGGgtaagaagaaggaaactCACAAGGctaactttgaaattgatttGCCAGATGCCAAAATGGGTGAAGTCGTCACTCGTTTCCCACCTGAACCTTCTGGATACTTACATATTGGACATGCCAAAGCTGCCTTGTTGAACCAATATTTTGCTCAAGCTTACAAGGGTAAGTTGATTATTAGATTCGATGACACCAACCCATCgaaggaaaaggaagaattCCAAGACTCTATTTTGGAAGATTTGGATTTATTAGGAATCAAGGGTGATAGAATAACCTACTCATCTGACTACTTCCAAGAAATGTACGACTACTGTGTTCAAATGATCAAGGATGGTAAAGCTTACTGTGACGACACTCCAACTGAAAAGATGAGAGAAGAACGTATGGATGGTGTTGCTTCTGCCAGAAGAGATCGTTCTGTTGAAGAGAACTTAAGAATTTTTACcgaagaaatgaaaaacgGTACTGAAGAAGGTTTGAAGAACTGTGTTCGTGCCAAGATCGATTACAAGGCTTTGAACAAGACTCTAAGAGATCCTGTCATTTACAGATGTAATCTAACCCCTCACCACAGAACCGGATCAACTTGGAAGATCTACCCAACTTATGATTTCTGTGTCCCAATTGTTGATGCTATTGAAGGTGTTACCCACGCTTTACGTACCATTGAATATAGAGACCGTAACGCTCAATATGATTGGATGTTACAAGCTTTGCGTTTGAGAAAAGTCCATATTTGGGATTTCGCTCGTATCAATTTCGTTAGAACCTTGTTGTCTAAGAGAAAGTTACAATGGATGGTTGACAAGGACTTGGTCGGAAATTGGGACGATCCAAGGTTCCCAACTGTCAGGGGTGTGAGAAGAAGAGGTATGACTGTCGAAGGTTTGAGGAACTTCGTCTTATCCCAAGGTCCATCCAGAAATGTCATTAACTTGGAATGGAACTTGATCTGGGCTTTCAACAAGAAGGTCATTGATCCAATTGCTCCAAGACACACTGCTATCGTCAACCCAGTTAAAATCCACTTGGAAGGCTCCGAAGCTCCACAAGAACCAAAGATTGAAATGAAACCAAAACACAAGAAAAACCCAGCTGTGggcgaaaagaaagtcATTTACTACAAAGACATTGTTGTCGACAAAGATGATGCTGACGTCATCAatgttgatgaagaagtCACTTTAATGGACTGGGGTAATGTCATTATTACTAAAAAGAATGACGATGGTTCTATGGTTGCCAAATTGAATTTGGAAGGTGATTTCAAAAAGACCAAGCACAAGTTGACTTGGTTAGCTGATACTAAAGATGTCGTCCCTGTTGATTTAGTTGACTTCGACCATTTGATTACCAAGGACAGATTGGAAGAAGACGAAAGTTTCGAAGATTTCTTGACTCCTCAAACAGAATTCCACACGGATGCCATTGCTGACTTGAATGTTAAGGATATGAAGATTGGTGATATCATCCAATTCGAAAGAAAGGGCTACTACAGATTGGATGCTTTACCCAAGGATGGTAAGCCATATGTCTTTTTTACCATCCCAGATGGTAAATCTGTCAACAAGTATGGTGCAAAGAAATAA